The following coding sequences are from one Candidatus Nitrosopumilus sp. SW window:
- a CDS encoding aspartate aminotransferase family protein: MSEDQYMGNLYQRFPVTIEKGKGSHVWDIDGKEYIDCMGGYGVALVGHQNQRVNNAIKEQIDKIITVHSSLYNKTREEFLKTLIGLAPEGLTQVHLNNSGAEAIEAAIKFARKFTGKKGMVAMKGSYHGKSFGALSLTFNPKYKKAFAPLVEKVSFASYGDIESLREVIDEDTAFVILEPIQGESGINVAPDGFLQDVRKLCDEKGILLIFDEIQAGLGRTGRLWACDHWNTAPDILCLAKGIAGGVPMGATLVRPDILASMSKGEHSSTFGGNPISCAAGIAALKSITEDGLIENSEKMGKLFREGLEKLKEKHNMIREIRGKGLMIGVEMKFEVRDILMGLIREGVLMLYSGRNILRILPPLVITEEDVTKVLHALDIILTEEEQKRDVQG; encoded by the coding sequence ATGAGTGAAGACCAGTACATGGGCAATCTCTATCAGAGATTTCCAGTTACAATAGAAAAAGGAAAAGGATCTCATGTTTGGGATATCGATGGTAAAGAGTACATTGATTGTATGGGAGGATACGGTGTAGCATTAGTAGGGCACCAAAATCAAAGAGTTAACAATGCAATAAAAGAACAAATTGACAAAATCATAACAGTACATAGTTCACTTTACAACAAAACAAGAGAAGAATTTTTGAAAACATTAATTGGTTTAGCTCCTGAAGGATTAACACAAGTTCATCTCAACAATAGTGGTGCAGAAGCAATTGAAGCTGCAATAAAGTTTGCAAGAAAATTCACAGGCAAGAAAGGAATGGTCGCAATGAAAGGATCCTATCACGGAAAATCATTTGGCGCATTATCATTAACATTTAATCCAAAATACAAAAAGGCATTTGCTCCACTAGTGGAAAAAGTTTCATTTGCATCATATGGCGATATTGAATCACTACGCGAAGTAATTGATGAGGACACAGCATTTGTGATTTTAGAACCAATTCAAGGAGAAAGCGGAATTAATGTTGCACCAGACGGTTTCTTGCAAGATGTAAGAAAGCTTTGTGATGAAAAAGGAATTCTGTTAATCTTTGACGAAATACAAGCAGGTTTAGGTAGAACAGGACGATTATGGGCTTGTGATCATTGGAACACAGCACCAGATATTTTGTGTTTAGCAAAAGGAATTGCAGGAGGAGTTCCAATGGGTGCAACTCTCGTAAGACCAGACATTTTAGCTTCTATGAGCAAGGGAGAACATTCTTCAACTTTTGGAGGAAATCCAATATCATGTGCAGCAGGGATTGCAGCACTAAAATCAATTACAGAAGACGGATTAATTGAGAATTCAGAAAAGATGGGAAAACTTTTCAGAGAAGGCTTGGAGAAATTAAAAGAAAAACACAACATGATTAGAGAAATTCGTGGCAAGGGACTCATGATAGGTGTAGAAATGAAGTTTGAAGTCAGAGATATTTTGATGGGATTAATCAGAGAAGGTGTTCTTATGTTGTATTCTGGAAGAAATATTCTTAGAATTTTGCCCCCATTAGTGATTACTGAAGAAGATGTAACAAAAGTTTTACATGCTCTAGATATAATACTAACAGAAGAGGAGCAAAAACGGGATGTACAAGGATAA
- a CDS encoding M20/M25/M40 family metallo-hydrolase yields the protein MDTHFTVTPRFATKMLEKALRLYTPSLSEKPMAEFLADKCDDLGFEDIQIDEVGNMIARKGSGSPKIMLCGHMDVVPGKVKVRKEGDSLYGRGASDAKAPLMAMLFAAASIQNNNGTIIFVGAVDEEGNATGIKNLVKKEMDVDYAVFGEPSGIKQVTIAYKGRLAINLKISVEDSSHASAPWLSKNAILESMIFARELKEKLEENQENRTKGMLLTATMTEVKGGTSHNVTPKECETTFDIRIPVDMNCKSIEQKIANLVKEIAEKRDVEAFYSILDETEPFEAAHNSPLVRAFTLGVMDVEHSRPKLIRKTGTGDMNVLGTQWNIPVVTYGPGDPHEAHTIDEKVSIDEYLRGIEILKKMLQHLKRLHDRNMQ from the coding sequence TTGGACACTCACTTTACGGTTACACCAAGATTTGCAACAAAAATGCTTGAGAAAGCACTTAGATTGTACACACCATCTCTTAGTGAAAAACCAATGGCAGAATTTCTTGCAGACAAATGTGACGATTTAGGATTTGAAGATATTCAAATTGATGAAGTCGGAAATATGATTGCACGAAAAGGTTCAGGTTCACCAAAAATAATGTTATGTGGTCACATGGATGTAGTTCCAGGTAAAGTAAAGGTAAGAAAAGAAGGAGATTCACTTTACGGTAGAGGTGCATCAGATGCAAAAGCACCTTTAATGGCTATGTTATTTGCTGCAGCATCAATACAAAACAACAACGGAACAATAATTTTTGTTGGTGCAGTTGATGAGGAAGGAAATGCAACAGGAATCAAAAATCTAGTTAAAAAAGAGATGGATGTAGATTATGCAGTTTTTGGAGAACCAAGTGGAATTAAACAAGTAACAATTGCATACAAAGGACGATTAGCGATAAATCTCAAGATAAGCGTAGAGGATAGTTCACATGCAAGTGCACCATGGCTCTCAAAAAATGCAATTTTAGAATCAATGATTTTTGCAAGAGAATTAAAAGAAAAACTAGAAGAAAATCAAGAGAATAGAACAAAGGGAATGTTATTGACTGCAACTATGACAGAAGTAAAAGGAGGGACAAGTCACAATGTTACTCCAAAAGAATGTGAAACAACTTTTGATATCAGAATTCCAGTTGATATGAACTGCAAATCTATTGAACAAAAGATTGCAAATTTAGTTAAAGAAATTGCAGAAAAAAGAGATGTGGAGGCATTCTACTCAATTCTTGATGAAACAGAACCATTTGAGGCAGCACATAACTCTCCATTAGTGCGTGCATTTACTTTGGGAGTTATGGATGTAGAACATTCTAGACCTAAGCTAATCAGAAAAACAGGTACAGGAGACATGAATGTGTTGGGTACACAATGGAATATCCCAGTTGTAACGTATGGCCCAGGGGACCCTCACGAAGCTCACACTATTGATGAAAAAGTTTCAATTGACGAGTACCTTAGAGGAATAGAAATTCTCAAGAAGATGCTACAGCATTTAAAAAGACTTCATGATAGAAATATGCAGTAA
- the lysW/argW gene encoding alpha-aminoadipate/glutamate carrier protein LysW codes for MSKCEECDAEISIPSDALEGEIVTCPECGASFELAKGSDGFDLKPAQTVGEDWGQ; via the coding sequence ATGTCAAAATGTGAAGAATGTGATGCAGAAATTTCCATACCAAGTGATGCACTTGAAGGAGAAATTGTAACATGTCCGGAATGTGGCGCAAGTTTTGAATTAGCAAAAGGTTCAGACGGTTTCGATCTAAAGCCTGCCCAAACGGTTGGCGAGGATTGGGGACAGTGA
- the dph5 gene encoding diphthine synthase, with amino-acid sequence MLWFVGLGISGFKSIPNEAIDVLAKADIVYLEQFTSPIGKSDLTKIKNATKGEFRPAKRWLVEDGNEILENAKKKKVVLLSYGDPYIATTHIELRERAIKEKIKTYSIHASSSLTSMIGECGLHFYKVGRIATIMSEMKSLTTPYYVIYKNVIEGNHTVLLLEFNQDKDFFLDPKDALNGLLETEKGQRRKVISSSTFAIVASRVGFKDQKIVSGKISSLKKIDFGKPPHTVIIPGRLHFTESDALKVLGECIDEPFDNAEKTRKISSQMIEKYVPMVREALEEVEPYYKDQKEYQVILENAELYVKDAEKFLEDGQDEVAILSIGYADGLVDALRLAKGLDPKM; translated from the coding sequence ATGCTCTGGTTTGTAGGTTTAGGAATTTCAGGATTCAAATCAATTCCTAATGAGGCAATTGATGTTTTAGCAAAAGCAGATATTGTATATCTAGAACAGTTCACAAGTCCCATTGGCAAATCAGATCTAACTAAAATTAAAAACGCAACAAAAGGAGAGTTCAGACCAGCAAAAAGATGGTTAGTTGAAGATGGAAATGAGATTTTAGAAAATGCAAAGAAAAAGAAAGTTGTCTTGTTATCGTATGGAGACCCATACATTGCTACAACACATATCGAGTTACGTGAAAGAGCAATTAAAGAAAAAATAAAGACATATTCTATTCATGCATCTTCATCATTAACCTCAATGATTGGAGAGTGCGGTCTGCATTTTTACAAAGTTGGAAGAATTGCAACCATAATGAGCGAGATGAAATCACTTACAACACCATACTATGTAATTTACAAAAATGTAATAGAAGGGAATCATACCGTACTTCTTTTAGAGTTTAATCAAGACAAAGATTTCTTTTTAGACCCCAAGGATGCATTGAATGGATTATTAGAAACTGAAAAAGGCCAGAGAAGAAAAGTTATCAGTTCATCAACGTTTGCCATTGTTGCATCAAGAGTAGGATTCAAAGACCAAAAGATAGTATCAGGTAAAATTTCTAGCCTAAAAAAGATAGATTTTGGAAAACCTCCACATACAGTGATAATTCCAGGAAGGCTGCATTTTACAGAATCAGACGCATTGAAGGTTTTAGGAGAATGTATTGATGAGCCATTTGATAATGCAGAGAAAACAAGAAAGATTTCTTCTCAGATGATTGAAAAATACGTTCCAATGGTAAGAGAAGCACTTGAAGAGGTTGAACCATATTACAAGGATCAAAAAGAATACCAAGTGATTTTAGAAAATGCAGAATTGTATGTCAAAGATGCAGAGAAATTTTTAGAAGACGGTCAAGACGAGGTTGCCATCCTAAGTATTGGATATGCAGATGGGTTAGTAGATGCATTAAGGTTAGCCAAAGGTCTAGATCCCAAAATGTAA
- the lysW/argW gene encoding alpha-aminoadipate/glutamate carrier protein LysW — MNCPECDATLNIPDDAAVGEIVSCPDCGADFEIAKKDGSNVELKQAESVGEDWGE; from the coding sequence ATGAACTGCCCAGAATGTGACGCAACACTAAACATCCCAGATGATGCCGCAGTAGGAGAAATTGTCTCCTGTCCTGATTGTGGTGCTGACTTTGAAATCGCAAAAAAAGACGGATCAAATGTTGAGCTTAAACAAGCAGAAAGCGTAGGCGAAGACTGGGGAGAGTAA
- the lysM gene encoding HTH-type transcriptional regulator LysM, with protein MYKDNIDEKIIGYLKEDSRESFVDIGKKLKLSESAVRRRVKNLIGNGTIKKFTLELGEENATSAIVLVSVDSATDTSKVSLKLAKLDGVKTVYEITGQYDITTIMSASSIAEINNSIDALRKIPGVVDTNTVIILRKVI; from the coding sequence ATGTACAAGGATAACATAGATGAAAAAATTATAGGGTATCTGAAAGAAGATTCAAGGGAATCATTTGTAGATATTGGGAAAAAACTAAAACTATCAGAATCAGCAGTACGAAGACGTGTTAAGAATCTCATAGGAAATGGGACTATCAAAAAATTTACTTTGGAATTAGGAGAAGAAAATGCAACTAGTGCAATTGTTCTAGTATCAGTAGATTCTGCAACAGATACATCAAAAGTTTCATTAAAACTTGCAAAACTTGATGGGGTAAAAACAGTTTATGAAATAACAGGTCAATACGACATTACAACAATTATGAGTGCATCAAGTATTGCAGAAATTAACAACAGTATTGATGCATTAAGAAAGATTCCAGGTGTAGTAGATACTAACACTGTGATTATTTTAAGAAAAGTTATCTAA
- a CDS encoding LeuA family protein, with protein sequence MKDPNHYANLYNAYEKNPKKIRVLDSTLREGEQHPGVSFTNKQRIQIAWMLDYFGVDQIEISPVVSGDHKEATKTIIKQGLKADIVSHGRALKEDIDVSLDCDAKWCAAYLGISDIHLKDKLRISREDALERAVETVEYAKSHGLKIRFTVEDGSRAEPEFLLKVCKAIEEAGVDRISLPDTVGILRPIGMYNFVKKVRDSIDVPLDAHVHNDIGFAVANAFSACDAGVDQIHTTIDGIGERTGIPPLAEVAVALTYLYKSPNDFRLDMLLDLSRLIEEYTSIKPYDSKPIVGSSAYKHKAGTHLAAILRNPAAYEPIPPRAVGNRRRIVFGELAGKTGAAYLMSLLGLEKDDESAKAVAAGLKGLRMGDLIEIPLEDRLEKIINDK encoded by the coding sequence ATGAAAGATCCGAATCACTATGCAAACCTGTACAATGCATATGAAAAGAATCCAAAGAAGATCAGAGTACTAGACAGCACTCTAAGAGAAGGAGAACAACATCCAGGTGTTTCATTTACAAATAAACAAAGAATCCAAATTGCATGGATGTTAGATTATTTTGGGGTAGACCAAATTGAAATTTCACCAGTTGTATCAGGTGATCACAAAGAGGCAACAAAGACAATCATCAAGCAAGGACTAAAAGCAGACATTGTTTCTCATGGACGTGCTCTCAAAGAAGACATTGATGTTTCATTAGATTGCGATGCAAAATGGTGTGCAGCATATCTAGGAATTTCAGATATTCATCTTAAAGATAAACTTCGTATTTCAAGAGAAGATGCACTTGAGCGAGCCGTTGAAACTGTAGAGTATGCAAAGTCACACGGATTAAAAATTAGATTTACAGTAGAAGATGGAAGTAGAGCAGAGCCAGAATTTTTACTCAAAGTTTGTAAAGCAATAGAAGAAGCAGGTGTCGATAGAATAAGTTTACCAGATACTGTAGGAATATTGCGTCCAATTGGAATGTATAATTTCGTTAAAAAAGTAAGAGATTCCATAGACGTTCCATTAGATGCACATGTCCACAATGATATTGGATTTGCAGTAGCTAACGCATTTTCTGCATGTGATGCAGGAGTTGATCAGATTCATACTACAATTGATGGAATTGGTGAAAGAACAGGAATTCCTCCACTTGCAGAAGTTGCAGTTGCTTTAACATATTTGTACAAATCACCAAATGATTTCAGATTAGACATGTTGTTGGATTTATCTAGATTGATTGAAGAATATACTTCAATCAAACCATATGATTCAAAGCCAATAGTTGGGTCCTCAGCATACAAACACAAAGCAGGAACACATCTTGCAGCAATACTAAGAAATCCTGCAGCATATGAGCCCATACCACCTAGAGCAGTAGGAAATAGAAGAAGAATTGTATTTGGAGAACTGGCAGGAAAGACAGGAGCTGCCTATTTGATGTCACTATTAGGATTAGAAAAAGATGATGAGAGTGCAAAAGCAGTCGCAGCTGGATTAAAAGGTCTAAGAATGGGAGATCTGATCGAAATTCCTCTTGAAGACAGACTTGAAAAAATAATTAACGATAAATAG
- the lysX gene encoding lysine biosynthesis protein LysX, whose product MSKVCIVFDRLRAEEKMLQKEAAELGHDIVMLDAKITQVNTDSKREDFDLGDVVLERCVSYFRGLHFTASLEFMDIPVLNKFDVASICGNKMFMTLLLKKAGVPTPKTYFSFTSESASENLEKVGYPLVIKPVIGSWGRGVMPIKDKDTMDAISEIRDITDSPHDRIYYLQELVERPPRDIRVITVGDEPVAAMYRKSSGGFKTNIALGADPELCEITKEMEDMAAKASKAMGGGILGIDMMEDEKNGLVVHEVNNTVEFKGLARVAQRNIPKEMVEFALNYIRK is encoded by the coding sequence ATGTCAAAAGTCTGTATTGTGTTTGATCGCCTAAGAGCGGAAGAGAAGATGCTTCAAAAAGAAGCAGCTGAACTAGGACATGATATAGTGATGCTAGATGCAAAAATTACTCAAGTCAATACAGATAGTAAGAGAGAAGATTTTGATTTGGGAGATGTTGTTTTAGAAAGATGTGTAAGTTATTTTAGAGGACTGCATTTTACTGCGAGTCTTGAATTTATGGACATTCCTGTTCTAAACAAATTTGATGTTGCAAGTATTTGTGGAAACAAAATGTTCATGACATTGCTTTTGAAAAAAGCCGGAGTACCAACACCAAAAACATATTTTTCATTTACAAGTGAAAGTGCGTCTGAGAATTTAGAGAAAGTAGGATACCCACTAGTAATCAAACCAGTAATTGGTAGTTGGGGAAGAGGAGTAATGCCAATTAAAGATAAAGATACAATGGATGCAATTTCAGAAATCAGAGACATTACAGATAGTCCACATGACAGAATATACTACCTACAAGAACTAGTAGAAAGACCACCTAGAGACATTCGAGTCATCACCGTAGGAGATGAGCCTGTTGCAGCAATGTACAGAAAGTCCTCAGGAGGATTTAAGACAAACATTGCACTTGGTGCCGATCCAGAATTATGTGAGATCACAAAAGAGATGGAAGACATGGCAGCAAAAGCATCAAAGGCAATGGGAGGAGGAATTCTAGGAATAGACATGATGGAAGATGAAAAGAATGGCCTGGTGGTTCACGAAGTCAACAATACAGTAGAATTCAAGGGATTGGCAAGAGTTGCACAACGAAATATACCAAAAGAAATGGTAGAATTCGCTCTAAACTACATTAGGAAATAA
- a CDS encoding [LysW]-aminoadipate/[LysW]-glutamate kinase, whose translation MITIKIGGSVVDDLHPSTITDIKKVAESEGVILVHGGGKEVTKVCEQLGKEPKFVTSPSGIKSRYTDKETAEIFTMVMSGRINKTIVQMLQKNGINAIGLSGVDARVIEADRKKKLLIVNEKGRKQAIDGGYTGKIREVNSTFIKSLLEQGLTPVISPIAISEESEFLNVDGDRAAAYVAGKVGSDKVLFITNVDGLLMDDKVVPKLTLAEAKEIRPKIGPGMEKKILASTEALDMGVKTALIANGQKENPISSAIAHDNCTVIEHE comes from the coding sequence ATGATCACTATCAAAATCGGTGGAAGTGTAGTAGACGATTTACATCCATCAACAATTACAGATATCAAAAAAGTTGCAGAATCAGAAGGAGTAATTCTGGTTCATGGTGGAGGTAAAGAAGTTACCAAAGTTTGTGAACAACTTGGAAAAGAACCAAAGTTTGTAACATCTCCTAGCGGAATCAAAAGTAGATACACTGACAAAGAAACTGCAGAAATTTTTACAATGGTAATGTCAGGCAGAATCAACAAAACAATTGTTCAGATGCTCCAAAAAAATGGCATTAATGCAATTGGATTATCAGGTGTGGATGCCAGAGTTATTGAAGCTGATAGAAAAAAGAAGCTTCTCATCGTAAATGAAAAGGGCAGAAAACAAGCAATTGATGGAGGATATACTGGAAAAATCAGAGAAGTCAACTCTACATTCATCAAATCACTCCTAGAACAAGGTCTTACACCTGTAATTTCGCCCATTGCAATTAGCGAAGAATCAGAATTTCTCAATGTAGACGGGGATAGGGCAGCAGCGTATGTTGCAGGAAAAGTTGGAAGTGACAAAGTATTATTCATAACAAATGTAGACGGACTCTTAATGGATGACAAAGTGGTTCCAAAACTTACATTAGCAGAAGCAAAAGAAATTAGACCAAAGATTGGACCAGGAATGGAAAAGAAGATTTTAGCATCAACTGAGGCATTAGATATGGGAGTGAAAACAGCATTAATTGCAAATGGTCAAAAAGAAAATCCTATTTCATCAGCCATTGCACATGATAATTGTACGGTGATTGAACATGAGTGA
- the argC gene encoding N-acetyl-gamma-glutamyl-phosphate reductase, with protein sequence MKVGVVGASGYVGGETLRLLVNHPDVEITMVTSRQHVGEYLHRVQPSLKGFTDLTFSELDYDKLTDKCDLVFTAVPHGTATEIVKALYDRGVKIIDLSADYRLHDQEAYDKWYGWEHPHPDYLAKSVFGVPELHREDIKKAQLVSCPGCMAVTSMLALAPLIRNDIIDTDHIVVDSKIGSSGAGSGSGTAHAMRAGVIRPYKPAKHRHTGEIEQELSEIAGKKIHVSMSPHAVDVVRGILCTNHTFMKKDIEEKELWKLYRQTYGEEKFVRLIRDKKGLYKFPDPKFLVGSNFCDIGFDLDEDNNRLIALSASDNLMKGAAGSAIQNMNVMCGFDEMDGLRYTPLTPV encoded by the coding sequence ATGAAAGTAGGTGTTGTAGGAGCATCAGGATATGTAGGTGGAGAGACACTCCGTCTTTTGGTCAATCACCCAGATGTTGAGATCACAATGGTCACATCAAGACAACATGTAGGGGAGTATCTACATAGAGTTCAACCAAGTTTGAAGGGTTTTACCGATCTGACTTTCTCAGAATTAGATTATGATAAATTAACTGACAAGTGTGATTTAGTTTTCACAGCAGTGCCACATGGAACTGCCACTGAAATTGTAAAAGCATTGTATGACAGAGGTGTGAAAATCATCGATTTGAGTGCAGATTACAGATTGCACGATCAAGAAGCATATGACAAGTGGTATGGTTGGGAACATCCACATCCAGATTATTTAGCTAAATCAGTTTTTGGTGTGCCAGAATTACACAGAGAAGATATCAAAAAAGCACAACTTGTTTCATGTCCAGGATGTATGGCAGTAACATCAATGCTAGCACTTGCACCATTAATTAGAAATGACATTATTGATACTGACCACATTGTTGTAGATTCAAAAATTGGTTCTTCAGGTGCAGGTTCGGGTTCAGGAACTGCACATGCAATGAGAGCAGGAGTTATCAGACCATACAAACCAGCAAAACACAGACACACTGGTGAGATTGAACAAGAGCTAAGTGAGATTGCAGGAAAGAAAATTCATGTTTCGATGAGTCCACATGCAGTAGATGTTGTTCGTGGAATTCTTTGTACAAACCACACATTCATGAAAAAAGACATCGAAGAAAAAGAGTTGTGGAAATTATATCGTCAAACTTATGGTGAAGAGAAATTTGTTAGATTGATTCGAGACAAAAAAGGATTATACAAATTCCCTGATCCAAAATTCTTGGTCGGTTCAAACTTTTGTGATATAGGATTTGATTTAGACGAAGACAACAATAGATTAATTGCATTATCTGCATCAGATAACTTGATGAAAGGTGCAGCAGGTTCTGCCATCCAAAACATGAACGTAATGTGCGGTTTTGATGAAATGGATGGATTAAGATACACACCACTAACACCTGTTTAG
- a CDS encoding argininosuccinate synthase → MTQKGILAFSGGLDTSVVVKYLQDEHDMDVVTVTVDVGQGEDNKKIAAKAKKLGVKKHYNIDARKEFVKDYIFPSIKANALYQKKYCLATALARPLIAEKVLEIAKKEKVTSLAHGCSGKGNDQVRFDITLRSGSNLPIIAPIRDKNLDRVTELKFAKKHGIEIDTVAKKFSIDQNLWGRAIEGGVLEDPYNEPPDDAFIWVKTKNLPDKPTYLEIKFAKGIPVGVDGKTMDGQKLIEYINKKAGNAGVGIVDHIEDRVVGIKSREVYETPAATCLIEAHSDLEKMVHTKHENKFKSIIDDEWAYLAYSGLWQDPLKSDLDGFIEASQKPVSGTVKLKLYKGSLRVVGRKSNNSLYSHEIATYGTESTFDQRLAKGFVELWGMQSTEANKLQKKRSEKT, encoded by the coding sequence ATGACTCAAAAAGGAATTCTTGCATTTTCTGGAGGACTAGACACTTCAGTTGTTGTAAAGTATCTACAAGATGAACATGACATGGATGTTGTCACAGTTACAGTTGATGTTGGACAAGGGGAAGATAATAAAAAAATTGCAGCAAAGGCAAAAAAATTAGGAGTAAAAAAACACTACAACATAGATGCAAGAAAAGAGTTTGTCAAAGATTACATTTTTCCATCAATTAAAGCAAATGCACTTTATCAAAAAAAATATTGTTTAGCAACAGCTCTTGCAAGACCACTAATTGCTGAAAAAGTTTTAGAGATTGCAAAAAAAGAAAAAGTCACATCCCTAGCACATGGTTGTTCTGGAAAAGGAAATGATCAAGTACGTTTTGACATTACTTTGCGTTCTGGTTCTAATCTTCCAATCATTGCACCAATTCGTGACAAGAACTTGGATAGAGTTACAGAATTAAAGTTTGCAAAAAAACACGGAATTGAAATTGATACCGTAGCAAAAAAATTCAGTATTGATCAAAACTTGTGGGGCCGTGCAATTGAAGGTGGTGTATTAGAAGACCCATACAATGAACCTCCTGATGATGCATTCATTTGGGTAAAAACAAAAAATTTGCCAGACAAACCAACATACTTGGAAATTAAATTTGCAAAAGGAATTCCAGTTGGGGTTGATGGCAAAACAATGGATGGCCAAAAATTAATTGAATACATCAACAAAAAGGCAGGAAATGCTGGAGTGGGAATTGTTGATCATATTGAAGATAGAGTTGTTGGAATAAAATCTCGTGAAGTCTATGAGACACCAGCTGCAACTTGTTTAATTGAAGCACATTCAGATTTAGAAAAGATGGTTCATACAAAACACGAAAACAAGTTCAAGTCAATAATTGATGATGAATGGGCATACCTAGCATATTCAGGATTATGGCAAGACCCACTAAAATCAGATTTAGATGGGTTTATCGAAGCATCTCAAAAGCCAGTTTCAGGCACAGTCAAGCTAAAACTGTACAAAGGAAGTCTAAGAGTAGTTGGAAGAAAATCAAATAATTCACTTTACAGTCATGAAATTGCCACATATGGTACAGAATCCACATTTGACCAAAGATTGGCCAAAGGATTTGTAGAATTGTGGGGAATGCAATCAACAGAAGCTAATAAATTACAAAAGAAAAGGTCAGAAAAAACATGA
- the lysX gene encoding lysine biosynthesis protein LysX: MSPDVTILYDTIRWEEKGLLEAGKKKDINIQMVDCKKLAIDLEKKPEDYGVVIQRCVSYYRNLHSTAALEGLGVKVINCLNTGIFAGNKLFTHMLLKKAGVPTPDATVAFSKDAALEALELQGYPKVIKPTVGSWGRLISKLNDKDSAEGIIESRENMYPIYQVHYLEEFVKRPPRDIRAIMVGDKIVAAIYRNSEHWKTNMALGGVAEPCKVTQEMEEMCIKAKNAVQGDIVGVDLMESEEKGLVVHEVNNTTEYKNTVRVCEVDIPSLMLDYALKIDK, from the coding sequence GTGAGTCCCGACGTTACGATTCTTTATGATACCATCCGTTGGGAAGAAAAAGGCCTACTAGAAGCAGGTAAGAAAAAGGACATCAACATCCAGATGGTTGATTGTAAGAAATTAGCAATAGATTTAGAAAAAAAACCTGAAGATTATGGAGTAGTCATACAAAGATGTGTAAGCTATTACAGAAATTTGCATTCAACAGCAGCTCTTGAAGGATTAGGAGTCAAAGTAATCAATTGTCTTAATACAGGAATCTTTGCAGGAAACAAATTATTCACACATATGTTGTTAAAGAAGGCAGGAGTTCCAACACCAGATGCAACAGTTGCATTTTCAAAAGATGCAGCCCTAGAAGCATTAGAGTTACAAGGATATCCAAAAGTGATCAAACCAACAGTTGGGAGTTGGGGCAGACTAATCTCAAAATTAAATGACAAAGATTCTGCTGAAGGAATTATTGAAAGTAGAGAGAACATGTATCCAATTTATCAAGTTCATTATCTAGAAGAGTTTGTAAAAAGACCACCTAGAGACATCAGAGCAATTATGGTTGGAGACAAAATTGTTGCAGCAATTTACCGCAACTCTGAGCACTGGAAGACAAACATGGCACTTGGAGGAGTGGCAGAACCATGCAAGGTAACACAAGAAATGGAAGAAATGTGTATTAAGGCAAAAAATGCAGTTCAAGGAGATATCGTAGGTGTAGATTTGATGGAAAGCGAAGAGAAAGGATTGGTTGTTCACGAAGTAAACAATACAACGGAATACAAAAACACAGTTAGAGTGTGTGAAGTAGATATTCCTTCGCTAATGTTAGATTATGCACTTAAGATAGACAAGTAA